In Gemmatimonadota bacterium, a single window of DNA contains:
- a CDS encoding sigma-70 family RNA polymerase sigma factor, translating into MDDTPDRPDTRDAEFARDALPFMDDVYRFANSLTRNPADAEDLVQETYLRAYRSWHTFQPGSDARRWLFTICRNAFLRSREKLRREVEVDDSNAETLAAVQAHTEMRQDGSDQILSRVDLAPALTRALDELAEPFRSTVILVDVEDQSYDAASEVLGVPVGTVRSRLFRGRRQLQEKLREYARDAGFASVAVAKEHDDA; encoded by the coding sequence ATGGACGACACTCCCGATCGACCCGACACGCGAGACGCCGAGTTCGCGCGCGACGCGCTGCCGTTCATGGACGACGTCTATCGATTCGCGAACTCCCTCACGAGGAACCCGGCCGACGCCGAGGACCTGGTGCAGGAGACCTACCTGCGCGCCTACCGCTCCTGGCACACGTTCCAGCCCGGGAGCGATGCGCGTCGCTGGCTCTTCACCATCTGCCGCAACGCCTTCCTGCGCTCGCGTGAAAAGCTGCGGCGCGAAGTCGAGGTCGACGACAGCAACGCCGAGACGCTGGCCGCTGTTCAGGCCCACACCGAGATGCGCCAGGACGGGAGCGACCAGATTCTCTCCCGGGTCGATCTCGCACCGGCGCTCACCCGCGCGCTCGACGAGCTGGCCGAGCCGTTTCGGTCGACCGTGATCCTCGTCGACGTCGAGGATCAGTCGTACGACGCCGCCTCGGAGGTGCTGGGGGTCCCCGTCGGCACGGTGCGCTCGCGCCTCTTTCGCGGGCGACGGCAACTGCAGGAGAAACTCAGGGAATACGCCCGCGACGCCGGCTTCGCGTCGGTGGCGGTCGCCAAGGAGCA